Proteins encoded within one genomic window of Nordella sp. HKS 07:
- the thrS gene encoding threonine--tRNA ligase, producing MINLTFPDGAVRQVNAGLSGAELAASISKSLEKKAVALMKDGVLTDLADPITADAKVRIITRDDAEALELIRHDAAHVLAEAVQELHPGTQVTIGPVIENGFFYDFFRNEPFTPEDFPAIEKKMREIIARDKPFSKRIVSREAAKEFFKSRGELFKVELVDAIPEDQEIKFYDQGGWIDLCRGPHMTSTGKIGSAFKLMKVAGAYWRGDAKNPMLTRIYGTAWANDKDLQTYLTALEEAEKRDHRRLGREMDLFHFQEEGPGVVFWHPKGWTLFQALIAYMRRRLRADYQEVNAPQVLDKVLWETSGHWGWYRENMFKVQTAGDETEDQRVFALKPMNCPGHIQIFKHGLKSYRDLPIRLAEFGAVHRYEPSGALHGLMRVRGFTQDDAHVFCTEEQLAEECLKINDLILSVYADFGFTEFVVKLATRPEKRVGTDAMWDHAEDVLSRLLERISRESGGRIKTGVNPGEGTFYGPKFEYTLRDAIGREWQCGTTQVDFNLPERFGAFYVDADGQKKMPVMVHRAICGSMERFTGILIENFAGHFPLWLAPIQAVVTTIVSDADDYAEKVRQELARAGLRVETDLRNEKINYKVREHSVAKIPVILVAGKREMEEGTLNVRRLGSQAQQSLKLEEVVKMLVEEATPPDVKRERTA from the coding sequence ATGATAAATCTGACTTTTCCCGATGGCGCCGTGCGCCAGGTCAATGCGGGACTTTCCGGCGCCGAGCTCGCCGCCTCCATCTCCAAATCCCTCGAGAAGAAGGCCGTCGCCCTGATGAAGGACGGCGTCCTGACCGACCTCGCCGATCCGATCACCGCGGACGCCAAGGTCCGAATCATCACCAGGGATGATGCCGAAGCGCTCGAACTGATCCGGCACGACGCCGCCCATGTGCTGGCCGAAGCCGTGCAGGAGCTTCATCCCGGCACCCAGGTTACGATCGGCCCGGTGATCGAAAACGGCTTCTTTTATGACTTTTTCCGCAATGAGCCGTTCACCCCGGAAGACTTTCCCGCGATAGAGAAAAAAATGCGGGAGATCATCGCCCGGGACAAGCCCTTTAGTAAACGAATCGTTTCACGTGAAGCGGCGAAGGAATTCTTCAAGTCAAGAGGGGAGCTGTTCAAGGTCGAGCTGGTCGACGCCATCCCGGAAGATCAGGAGATCAAATTCTACGACCAGGGCGGCTGGATAGACCTATGCCGGGGCCCCCATATGACCTCCACCGGCAAGATCGGCTCCGCCTTCAAGCTCATGAAAGTGGCAGGCGCCTATTGGCGCGGCGACGCCAAGAATCCGATGCTGACCCGCATCTACGGAACCGCCTGGGCCAATGACAAGGATCTCCAGACCTATCTGACGGCCCTGGAGGAGGCGGAAAAGCGTGATCATCGCCGGCTCGGGCGTGAAATGGACCTGTTCCATTTCCAGGAAGAGGGGCCGGGCGTGGTGTTCTGGCATCCCAAGGGCTGGACCCTGTTCCAGGCGCTCATCGCCTATATGCGCCGGCGACTGCGCGCCGACTATCAGGAGGTGAACGCGCCCCAGGTCCTCGACAAGGTCCTGTGGGAGACCTCAGGGCATTGGGGCTGGTACCGCGAGAACATGTTCAAGGTGCAGACGGCGGGCGATGAAACCGAGGACCAGCGCGTCTTCGCGCTCAAGCCGATGAACTGCCCGGGCCATATCCAGATATTCAAGCATGGCCTCAAGTCCTACCGCGATCTACCTATAAGACTTGCGGAATTTGGCGCCGTGCACCGCTATGAACCATCCGGCGCGCTGCATGGGCTCATGCGGGTCAGGGGGTTCACCCAGGACGATGCGCATGTCTTCTGCACCGAGGAGCAGCTCGCCGAGGAGTGCCTCAAGATCAACGACCTGATCCTCTCGGTCTATGCCGATTTCGGGTTCACTGAGTTCGTCGTGAAGCTGGCGACGAGGCCGGAGAAGCGGGTCGGCACCGATGCCATGTGGGACCATGCCGAGGACGTGCTGAGCCGGCTCCTGGAGCGGATCTCGCGGGAATCGGGCGGCCGCATCAAGACCGGCGTCAATCCGGGCGAGGGCACCTTCTATGGCCCCAAGTTCGAATATACGCTACGCGATGCGATCGGGCGGGAATGGCAGTGCGGCACCACCCAGGTCGACTTCAACCTGCCGGAGCGTTTCGGCGCCTTCTATGTCGATGCCGATGGCCAGAAGAAGATGCCGGTCATGGTGCACCGCGCCATCTGCGGCTCGATGGAGCGTTTCACCGGCATCCTGATCGAGAACTTCGCCGGACATTTCCCGCTCTGGCTGGCGCCCATCCAGGCGGTGGTCACCACCATCGTGTCGGATGCCGATGACTATGCCGAGAAGGTCCGCCAGGAGCTTGCGCGCGCAGGCCTCAGGGTCGAGACCGATCTGCGCAACGAGAAGATCAACTACAAGGTGCGCGAGCATTCGGTGGCCAAGATCCCGGTCATCCTGGTCGCTGGCAAGCGCGAGATGGAGGAGGGCACACTCAATGTCCGCCGCCTCGGCTCGCAAGCCCAGCAGTCGCTGAAGCTGGAAGAGGTGGTTAAGATGCTGGTTGAAGAAGCCACGCCACCTGACGTCAAGCGCGAGCGGACGGCGTAG
- a CDS encoding AAA family ATPase yields MNCTACGTQAKPGQRFCTACGAALALACRACGAQNAPGSRFCGACGTNLTAAPEVRPPDSELRPVTVLFADLSGFTALSGERDPEDVQRLLNDFFAIADGVIVKLGGTVDKHIGDCVMAVFGAPIAHGDDAERAVSAALGISAGLAPLAARYGEDRIEVHCGLAAGTVLAASTGSDVHRPYTMTGSSVNLAARLCDLARSGEILLSEDLAQAVAHRHAVEDMGPRRLDGFAEAQVVFKLVSGEVRQGIGAPSFVGRKAELRQIEAQLDITAKERTGRIAFIRGEAGIGKSRLMEQAVAAARGRNCRCLAAAVMSFGAGSHSQLRPQVTQALLGGDDLAAFVTRAKLSERDETFLHDLLGIGLPPRLARVFDTFDMAGRRAARARTLTMIAGLAAQAKPLLIAIEDLHWIDEDGLDVLAALAKAAEAHPITLLLTARPDGDPLDAGFRARIAPTPLTTIDLAALPDKDALSLAEQMLEGGSALVKDVLARAAGNPLFLVQLLHHKTGAGGEALPQSIQSLIVARLDRLGETDRRIVQTASVLGQRFTQAEIDHLMEGTSVPLRALIDAFLIRPGAQGFEFVHALVREATYGTLPKSRRQALHVKAAHWFTARDRLLAASHLDQAQDPGAAAAYDAAAQADWAIYHYETAIALNARAVALAGEGPFKAELLTRRGEMLLETGQIAPSLAVWPEALKLAGEERALVCRANIGFAQSLRLADRFSEANAALDRAMAIAEEDKLLHDLSRAYFLRGNLLFPQGRHAECLAAHQKALDFAREAGSVEAEIRALGGLGDGYYADGRMLSAHDAFTRCVALARQEGFGRIEAANLPMCAIAALSIGEWREANDYNREALALAERAGAPRAAMIAHHCSYFALFEADELAAARVHAAKADEIAIALGAKRFEAESKMFFAELAMVDGKFDEAHYYTRLAYQLCEETGLNYMGPIVLGLLAELAASDEERERHIEKARAILASGAPSHNHMYFNSHMMTAALKRRDWQEAEEFTQALEAYAAKEPFPWAQFLIDRARILSRIGQGERSQEAQEELHRVAAFGRKLNFVRATKVLDDTIAAF; encoded by the coding sequence ATGAACTGCACGGCGTGCGGCACACAAGCCAAGCCTGGCCAACGCTTCTGCACCGCCTGCGGGGCGGCGCTGGCGCTCGCCTGCCGGGCGTGCGGGGCGCAGAATGCGCCGGGATCGCGCTTTTGCGGCGCCTGCGGCACCAACCTGACCGCGGCGCCGGAAGTTCGTCCGCCGGACAGCGAATTGCGTCCGGTCACGGTTCTCTTCGCCGATCTCTCGGGCTTTACCGCGCTCTCCGGCGAGCGCGATCCGGAAGACGTGCAAAGGCTGCTCAATGATTTCTTCGCCATCGCCGACGGCGTGATCGTCAAGCTCGGCGGCACCGTCGACAAGCATATCGGCGATTGCGTCATGGCGGTCTTCGGCGCCCCCATCGCGCATGGCGATGATGCCGAGCGCGCGGTCTCGGCCGCCCTGGGGATCAGCGCCGGGCTGGCGCCGCTCGCCGCCCGCTATGGCGAGGACAGGATCGAGGTGCATTGCGGCCTCGCCGCCGGCACCGTGCTGGCGGCCTCGACCGGCAGTGATGTGCACCGGCCCTATACGATGACCGGTTCCTCGGTGAATCTGGCGGCGCGCCTGTGCGACCTCGCCAGGAGTGGCGAGATCCTGCTGTCGGAAGATCTGGCCCAGGCGGTGGCGCATCGCCATGCGGTGGAAGATATGGGGCCGCGCCGGCTCGACGGCTTCGCCGAGGCGCAGGTGGTCTTCAAGCTGGTTTCGGGCGAGGTCAGGCAGGGTATCGGGGCGCCAAGCTTTGTCGGGCGCAAGGCGGAATTGCGCCAGATCGAAGCGCAGCTCGATATCACCGCGAAAGAGCGGACGGGCCGCATCGCCTTTATCCGCGGTGAGGCTGGCATCGGCAAAAGCCGGCTGATGGAGCAGGCTGTGGCGGCGGCGCGCGGCCGCAATTGCCGCTGTCTCGCCGCGGCGGTGATGAGCTTTGGCGCCGGCAGCCATTCGCAGCTGCGCCCACAGGTCACCCAGGCGTTGCTCGGCGGCGACGATCTGGCCGCTTTCGTCACCCGCGCCAAGCTCAGCGAGCGCGACGAGACCTTTCTCCATGATCTGCTGGGCATAGGCCTGCCGCCTCGGCTCGCCCGGGTCTTCGATACGTTCGACATGGCGGGCAGACGGGCTGCCCGGGCCCGGACGCTCACCATGATCGCCGGGCTTGCGGCGCAGGCGAAGCCGCTTCTCATCGCGATCGAGGATCTTCATTGGATCGATGAGGACGGCCTCGATGTGCTGGCGGCGCTGGCCAAGGCCGCCGAGGCGCATCCGATCACGCTGCTGCTGACCGCGCGTCCCGATGGTGATCCGCTCGATGCGGGTTTCCGCGCCCGCATCGCTCCGACGCCGCTCACCACCATCGATCTGGCTGCCTTGCCCGACAAGGATGCACTGAGCCTCGCCGAGCAGATGCTCGAGGGCGGCAGTGCTCTGGTCAAGGATGTGCTGGCGCGCGCCGCCGGCAATCCGCTGTTCCTGGTGCAGCTTCTCCATCATAAGACCGGGGCGGGCGGCGAGGCGCTGCCGCAATCGATCCAGAGCCTCATCGTCGCGCGGCTCGACCGGCTGGGCGAGACCGACAGGCGCATCGTGCAGACGGCCTCGGTGCTCGGCCAGCGCTTCACCCAGGCCGAGATCGACCACTTGATGGAGGGGACAAGCGTCCCGCTGCGCGCTCTGATCGACGCCTTCCTGATCCGGCCCGGTGCGCAAGGCTTCGAATTCGTCCATGCGCTGGTGCGCGAGGCGACCTATGGCACCTTGCCCAAATCACGCCGCCAGGCGCTGCATGTCAAAGCGGCGCACTGGTTCACGGCGCGCGACCGGCTGCTCGCCGCGAGCCATCTCGATCAGGCGCAGGATCCGGGAGCCGCTGCCGCCTATGACGCGGCGGCGCAGGCCGACTGGGCGATCTATCATTATGAAACGGCGATCGCGCTAAATGCGCGCGCCGTGGCATTGGCCGGGGAAGGGCCATTCAAGGCCGAGCTCCTGACGCGGCGCGGCGAGATGCTGCTCGAGACCGGGCAGATCGCTCCTTCGCTCGCGGTCTGGCCCGAAGCGCTGAAACTCGCCGGCGAGGAGCGCGCGCTCGTCTGCCGCGCCAATATCGGCTTCGCGCAAAGCCTCAGGCTCGCCGACCGCTTCAGTGAGGCGAATGCGGCGCTCGACCGCGCCATGGCGATCGCCGAGGAGGACAAGCTTCTGCATGATCTGTCGCGCGCCTATTTTCTGCGTGGCAATCTCCTGTTCCCGCAGGGCCGGCACGCCGAATGCCTGGCCGCGCATCAGAAGGCGCTCGATTTCGCGCGCGAAGCGGGATCGGTCGAAGCCGAGATCCGCGCCCTGGGGGGCCTGGGTGACGGCTATTACGCCGATGGCCGCATGCTCAGCGCCCATGACGCCTTCACGCGCTGCGTGGCACTGGCGCGCCAGGAGGGTTTCGGGCGGATCGAGGCCGCCAATCTGCCGATGTGCGCCATCGCGGCCTTGTCGATCGGCGAGTGGCGTGAGGCCAATGACTATAATCGTGAAGCGCTGGCGCTCGCCGAGCGCGCCGGAGCACCCCGGGCGGCGATGATCGCTCATCATTGCAGCTATTTCGCGCTGTTCGAGGCCGACGAGCTCGCGGCGGCGCGCGTGCATGCGGCGAAAGCCGACGAGATCGCCATCGCGCTCGGCGCCAAGCGCTTCGAGGCGGAGAGCAAGATGTTCTTCGCCGAACTTGCCATGGTCGACGGCAAGTTTGATGAGGCCCACTATTATACGCGTCTCGCCTATCAGCTGTGCGAGGAGACCGGGCTCAACTATATGGGTCCCATCGTGCTTGGCCTGCTGGCCGAGCTCGCGGCGAGCGACGAGGAACGCGAACGCCATATCGAGAAGGCCCGGGCCATATTGGCGTCCGGAGCGCCCAGCCACAATCACATGTATTTCAACAGCCACATGATGACGGCGGCCCTGAAGCGGCGCGACTGGCAGGAGGCCGAGGAATTCACCCAGGCGCTAGAGGCCTATGCCGCCAAAGAACCCTTTCCCTGGGCCCAGTTCCTCATCGACCGGGCCCGTATCCTGAGCCGCATCGGCCAGGGAGAACGCTCGCAAGAGGCGCAGGAAGAACTCCACCGCGTCGCCGCTTTCGGACGCAAGCTCAACTTCGTCCGCGCCACCAAGGTGCTCGATGACACGATCGCCGCCTTTTGA
- a CDS encoding DMT family transporter yields the protein MSNTATSTAPVTRDVTAIGAVIVTILIWASAFPAIRAGLKDFGPIELGVLRFAIAGVPAALYLLITRPGWPRGAEIWRILIGGIFFVALYTVLLNIGEQTVSAGAAAFIINVNPIITAIFAMLLLNETFSRWAWAGTAVSFAGIGFIAFGEGEGLALNLGALFVFGAALCNTVTTIAQKPLFKTHKPVTVAAWNIVIGALILAPAMPDAIAQVPQASTEAILSVIYLGIGPSMIAYASYSIMLSKFPASRASNFLYSVPPISTLLGFLWLGEVPGIVAIVGGAMALAGVVMVNLAK from the coding sequence ATGTCCAACACCGCCACATCCACCGCTCCGGTCACCCGCGACGTCACCGCCATCGGCGCCGTTATTGTCACTATCCTGATCTGGGCCTCGGCCTTCCCGGCCATCCGGGCCGGCCTCAAGGACTTCGGTCCGATCGAGCTCGGCGTCTTGCGCTTCGCGATCGCGGGCGTGCCGGCCGCCCTCTATCTCCTGATCACCCGGCCGGGCTGGCCCAGGGGGGCCGAGATCTGGCGCATCCTGATCGGCGGCATCTTCTTCGTGGCGCTCTATACGGTGCTGCTCAATATCGGCGAGCAGACCGTGTCGGCCGGGGCAGCCGCCTTCATCATCAACGTCAACCCGATCATCACCGCCATCTTCGCGATGCTGCTGCTGAATGAGACCTTCAGCCGCTGGGCCTGGGCCGGCACGGCGGTCTCCTTCGCCGGCATCGGCTTCATCGCCTTCGGCGAGGGCGAGGGGCTTGCCCTCAATCTGGGCGCGCTCTTCGTCTTCGGCGCCGCTCTGTGCAACACCGTCACCACCATCGCTCAGAAGCCGCTCTTCAAGACGCACAAGCCGGTCACCGTCGCCGCCTGGAACATCGTCATCGGCGCTCTCATCCTGGCGCCGGCCATGCCGGATGCGATAGCGCAGGTTCCGCAGGCCTCGACCGAAGCAATCCTGTCGGTGATCTATCTCGGCATCGGGCCCAGCATGATCGCTTATGCGAGCTATTCCATCATGCTGTCGAAGTTTCCGGCGAGCCGCGCCTCCAACTTCCTCTACAGCGTGCCGCCGATTTCGACCTTGCTGGGCTTTCTGTGGCTTGGCGAAGTTCCGGGGATCGTGGCCATTGTCGGCGGCGCCATGGCGCTGGCCGGTGTCGTCATGGTCAATTTAGCAAAGTAG
- a CDS encoding HAD family hydrolase produces the protein MAIKGVLFDKDGTLIDVTGTWVPVYRELLADVFADLGADEIEAKFVAAGFDPEAGAFRAGSVLAQGTTRDIVNVWWPDLDEAGIVAKMRLLNVDYAHLGMKHLKTLMPLKPVLDELHAMKLRLGVGTNDTAASAVLHMRALDAADLFDVILGADSVARPKPHGDMIHAFADAIGIRADEVAMVGDNPHDMETAHDAGAGLAIGVLTGNSDRDHLAPLADHVIDSIADLPALLRRLG, from the coding sequence ATGGCGATCAAGGGCGTTCTCTTCGATAAGGACGGCACGCTGATCGACGTGACCGGCACCTGGGTGCCGGTCTATCGCGAGCTTCTGGCGGACGTCTTCGCCGATCTCGGCGCCGACGAGATAGAGGCCAAATTCGTCGCGGCGGGTTTTGACCCCGAAGCCGGCGCCTTCCGCGCCGGCTCGGTGCTGGCGCAAGGCACCACGCGCGACATCGTCAATGTCTGGTGGCCGGACCTCGATGAAGCCGGCATCGTTGCGAAGATGCGGCTCCTCAATGTCGATTACGCACATCTGGGCATGAAGCACCTGAAGACATTGATGCCGCTGAAGCCGGTGCTCGACGAGCTCCATGCAATGAAGCTCAGGCTCGGCGTCGGCACGAACGATACCGCGGCCTCCGCCGTTCTCCATATGCGCGCCCTCGACGCGGCGGATCTGTTCGACGTCATTCTCGGCGCCGACAGCGTGGCGCGGCCCAAGCCTCATGGCGACATGATCCATGCCTTCGCCGATGCGATCGGCATCAGGGCGGATGAAGTGGCGATGGTCGGCGACAATCCGCACGACATGGAGACCGCGCATGATGCGGGCGCGGGGCTTGCCATCGGCGTGCTCACCGGTAATTCGGACCGGGATCACCTGGCGCCGCTCGCTGATCATGTGATCGACAGCATCGCCGACCTGCCGGCGCTGCTCAGAAGGCTCGGCTGA
- a CDS encoding linear amide C-N hydrolase, whose amino-acid sequence MPRLLLLLIVALLPAAADACTTIAFTNPERPILAYNFDFPIGQAVVLVNKAGLDKTSETQGRPARWRARYASITFNMFGRDSPMTGMNEAGLATSQMWLDEARYEAPDARPTIGVAEWMQYVLDTSATVEEALANIAKVRIESRIPLHYKLMDAGGNAAVVEFLDGKAQIRSADGLPYAVLANDSYARSLDFLNQVKSGGAQAQGSGSLARFTRAALAQQSARDPAGDPVAMAFATLADVAQSGYTQWSIVYDVAKREVRWYTRGNAAIRSVSLAGFDASCATPTLFIDIQEGADDVSSRFRPFASADNERLILATFKATPFLAHIEEASIRQSARWPDQSPCRGNEDRCAARWKCDIARVIMVATHQFTGRGT is encoded by the coding sequence ATGCCGCGTCTCCTGCTTCTTCTTATCGTGGCGCTGCTGCCGGCCGCCGCCGATGCCTGCACGACGATCGCCTTCACCAACCCTGAGCGTCCCATCCTCGCCTATAATTTCGATTTTCCGATCGGGCAGGCCGTGGTGCTCGTCAATAAGGCCGGCCTCGACAAGACCTCGGAGACGCAAGGCCGGCCGGCGCGTTGGCGGGCGCGCTACGCCTCCATCACCTTCAACATGTTCGGGCGCGACTCGCCGATGACGGGTATGAACGAGGCCGGGCTGGCGACGAGCCAGATGTGGCTCGACGAGGCGCGCTATGAAGCGCCCGATGCGCGTCCCACCATTGGCGTCGCCGAATGGATGCAATATGTGCTCGACACCTCCGCCACGGTCGAGGAGGCGCTCGCCAATATCGCCAAGGTCCGCATCGAGAGCCGCATTCCGCTGCACTACAAGCTGATGGATGCGGGCGGCAACGCCGCGGTGGTCGAATTCCTGGACGGCAAGGCCCAGATACGGAGCGCGGACGGGTTACCCTATGCAGTGCTCGCCAATGACAGCTATGCACGCTCCCTCGATTTTCTGAACCAGGTGAAGAGCGGCGGTGCGCAGGCGCAGGGCAGCGGGTCGCTGGCCCGTTTCACCCGTGCCGCTCTCGCCCAGCAAAGCGCGCGCGATCCAGCCGGCGATCCGGTGGCGATGGCTTTCGCGACGCTCGCCGATGTCGCCCAGAGCGGATATACGCAATGGAGCATCGTCTATGACGTGGCGAAGCGCGAAGTCCGTTGGTATACACGCGGCAATGCCGCCATCCGCTCGGTCAGTCTGGCGGGGTTCGATGCCTCCTGCGCCACGCCGACGCTCTTCATCGACATCCAGGAAGGGGCGGACGATGTTTCCTCGCGCTTTCGCCCCTTCGCGAGCGCCGACAATGAACGGCTCATCCTCGCGACCTTCAAGGCCACGCCCTTCCTCGCGCATATCGAAGAGGCTTCGATTCGGCAGTCGGCGCGCTGGCCCGATCAGAGCCCGTGCCGGGGGAATGAGGATCGATGCGCGGCGCGGTGGAAATGTGATATCGCTCGCGTGATCATGGTGGCGACACATCAATTTACCGGAAGAGGCACATGA
- a CDS encoding flavin reductase family protein: MHYDAIDNKHGLPNDPFKAIVAPRPIGWVSSMAKSGVPNLAPYSFFNAIAEQPHYVVIGSGGMKDSLTNIEATGEFVINLATYDLREPMNMSSARVGPDVDEFKLAGLTPEPSRFVKPPRVKESPAALECRLFQIVPLPDNHGDAHQYAIIGRVVGVYIDDRFIHDGRVDTAAMRPIARMGYSEYATVEQAWRMRRPD; the protein is encoded by the coding sequence ATGCATTACGACGCCATCGACAACAAGCACGGTTTGCCCAATGATCCCTTCAAGGCGATCGTGGCGCCGCGCCCGATCGGCTGGGTCTCGAGCATGGCGAAGTCGGGTGTGCCCAATCTGGCGCCCTACAGCTTCTTCAACGCCATCGCCGAGCAGCCGCATTATGTCGTGATCGGCTCGGGCGGCATGAAGGACTCGCTCACCAATATCGAGGCGACGGGCGAGTTCGTCATCAATCTCGCGACCTATGATCTGCGCGAGCCGATGAACATGTCGTCGGCCCGGGTGGGCCCCGATGTCGACGAGTTCAAGCTCGCCGGCCTGACGCCCGAGCCATCGCGCTTCGTCAAGCCGCCTCGCGTGAAGGAAAGCCCGGCGGCGCTCGAATGCCGCCTGTTCCAGATCGTACCCTTGCCGGACAATCACGGCGATGCGCACCAATATGCGATCATCGGGCGCGTCGTCGGCGTCTATATCGACGACCGTTTCATCCATGACGGCCGCGTCGACACCGCCGCCATGCGGCCGATCGCCCGCATGGGCTACAGCGAATATGCGACCGTGGAACAGGCCTGGCGGATGCGCCGGCCGGATTAG
- a CDS encoding outer membrane protein yields MTKFLLRLSLCTAALVAVTTTVAQAADYEPPPPEMRGSWTGPYIGGFVMGVGVESRYDAECNDPADCLIDPEMSGFTWGGGLLAGFNYDIGNGILIGVEGDYGWAGSVDNDDPDEATDMKIKDIATLRARAGYIFNHDTLFYATGGFAWVKTSFGGEVGSIVDGREYIDDTQWTGGWTGGGGIEHAFSEYLHARLEYLYLGMDDEEYDLNVGTVDLEFDGGIHLIRAGLTINFGNYF; encoded by the coding sequence ATGACCAAATTCCTTCTTCGCCTTTCCCTTTGCACGGCGGCCCTTGTCGCCGTGACCACCACGGTGGCCCAGGCCGCCGATTATGAGCCGCCGCCGCCCGAAATGCGCGGCTCCTGGACCGGTCCCTATATCGGCGGGTTTGTCATGGGCGTCGGCGTCGAGAGCCGCTATGACGCGGAATGTAACGACCCGGCCGACTGCCTTATTGATCCCGAGATGAGCGGCTTCACATGGGGTGGCGGTCTGCTGGCCGGCTTCAACTACGATATTGGCAACGGCATCCTGATCGGCGTCGAAGGTGACTATGGCTGGGCCGGCAGCGTCGACAATGACGATCCGGACGAAGCGACCGACATGAAGATCAAGGATATCGCCACGCTGCGCGCCCGCGCCGGCTACATCTTCAATCACGACACTCTCTTTTACGCCACCGGTGGTTTTGCCTGGGTAAAGACCTCTTTCGGCGGTGAGGTTGGCTCGATCGTCGATGGCCGTGAGTACATCGATGACACCCAGTGGACCGGCGGCTGGACCGGCGGCGGCGGCATCGAACATGCCTTCAGCGAGTATCTGCACGCCCGCCTCGAGTATCTCTACCTCGGCATGGATGACGAGGAATATGACCTCAACGTCGGCACGGTCGATCTCGAATTCGACGGCGGCATCCATTTGATCCGCGCCGGCCTGACCATCAACTTCGGCAACTACTTCTGA
- a CDS encoding nitroreductase — protein sequence MTSLNDTSSALSLLKTRKSASVKTMGAPGPTAQQLQTILDIAVRVPDHGKLAPWRFVLFEGEARGKFGDVLKTRWQTLHPEHGADSLEFQRNLFLRAPTVIVVVSKAAPHVKIPEWEQLLSAGALTQNMLLAAAALGIGAQWNTDWIAYDQEIAKAMGLSETEKVVGIVYFGTPQAPLEDRPRPDPQTLVTRWHG from the coding sequence ATGACCAGCCTCAATGACACTTCCTCCGCCCTTTCCCTCCTCAAAACCCGCAAATCGGCCTCCGTGAAAACCATGGGAGCGCCGGGGCCTACCGCTCAGCAACTGCAGACTATTCTCGATATCGCGGTGCGCGTGCCCGACCATGGCAAGCTCGCCCCCTGGCGCTTCGTCCTGTTCGAGGGCGAGGCCCGCGGCAAATTCGGCGACGTCCTCAAGACGCGCTGGCAAACGCTCCACCCCGAGCACGGCGCCGATTCGCTCGAATTCCAGCGCAACCTGTTTCTGCGCGCCCCCACCGTCATCGTGGTCGTCTCCAAGGCCGCGCCGCATGTGAAGATCCCCGAATGGGAGCAGCTGCTTTCCGCCGGGGCGCTCACCCAGAACATGCTGCTGGCGGCCGCCGCCCTCGGCATCGGCGCGCAATGGAACACCGACTGGATCGCCTATGACCAGGAGATCGCCAAAGCGATGGGCTTGAGCGAGACGGAGAAGGTGGTCGGAATCGTCTATTTCGGCACGCCCCAGGCGCCGCTCGAGGACCGGCCCAGACCCGATCCACAGACGCTCGTCACGCGCTGGCACGGCTGA
- a CDS encoding LysR family transcriptional regulator, with product MDHSSSTPLPPLDTLRAFDAAARTGSFSATADALNLTHGAVSRQIAKLERWFGHRLFERQARGVALTREGQRLFLRTSEALSIIADGSDRWIEARGTAVVRLTSIPSISSLWLMQRLAGFEGGDPPLRIELTVEHRYADLEAEGGDLAIRCGRGRVPNRISVQLFEELCYPIAAPDLAQRIGSGEPERLLRFPLIHDSDAAAWRAWFAGQGIDYRPRPQDRRFEDYNLVLDAAAHGLGIALARPPLTEGSHHQRRTVQVDSHRVKNPVSYWLDRPARKPRPAATILARRIMAAAGLSEKSEENFVNSDG from the coding sequence ATGGATCACAGCTCATCGACCCCTTTGCCGCCCCTCGACACCTTGCGCGCCTTCGATGCGGCGGCGCGAACCGGGAGCTTCTCGGCCACCGCCGACGCCCTGAACCTCACCCATGGCGCCGTCAGTCGCCAAATTGCCAAGCTCGAACGCTGGTTCGGTCACCGGCTGTTCGAACGCCAGGCGCGCGGCGTGGCGCTGACGCGGGAGGGCCAGCGCCTCTTCCTGCGCACCTCTGAAGCGTTGTCGATCATTGCCGACGGCTCCGACCGCTGGATCGAAGCGCGCGGCACCGCGGTGGTCCGCCTGACCTCGATCCCCTCGATCAGCAGCCTCTGGCTGATGCAGCGGCTCGCCGGCTTCGAGGGTGGCGACCCGCCTCTGCGCATCGAGCTCACGGTCGAGCATCGCTATGCCGATCTCGAGGCCGAGGGCGGCGACCTGGCGATCCGCTGTGGGCGGGGCCGTGTCCCCAACCGCATTTCCGTGCAGCTCTTCGAGGAGCTGTGCTATCCGATCGCCGCGCCGGATCTCGCCCAGCGTATCGGCTCCGGAGAGCCCGAACGCCTGCTTCGCTTCCCGCTCATCCACGATTCAGATGCGGCAGCCTGGCGGGCCTGGTTCGCCGGCCAGGGCATCGACTACCGGCCGCGCCCGCAGGACCGCCGCTTCGAGGACTACAATCTGGTCCTCGACGCGGCCGCCCATGGCTTAGGGATAGCGCTTGCCCGGCCGCCCCTGACCGAGGGGTCGCACCACCAGCGCCGCACTGTTCAGGTCGACTCCCATAGAGTCAAAAACCCGGTCTCGTATTGGCTCGACCGGCCGGCACGGAAGCCCCGGCCTGCCGCCACGATCCTGGCCAGGAGGATCATGGCGGCCGCCGGCCTCTCCGAGAAAAGTGAAGAAAACTTCGTTAATTCAGATGGTTAA